GTGGGGGCGGCGGCGCTTCGCCGTATTCCCGCGACGGGGGGAATTTCGAGCGACGGGACCGACAACGAATGCAGAGGTGGAGACGCACGCCGCCCTCTGCCGTCGTGTCGCGATCCCCGAACCCTCCGCAGAACGCATGTCAGATGATTTTCGCGCCGCGCTGATCGCCCACGCCAGGATCGCCATCGAACGATCCGGCCGCGCGGCCACAGAAGCCGCCACGAACCAGTACCTCGTCCTGCCCTTCATCCAGTTCCTCGGATACGACCCGCTGGACCCCGACGAGGTGGTGCCCGAGTCGCACGCGTCGTTCTCCGACAAGTTCAAGAACCGGGTGGATTACGCCATCTGCCAGGCCGGTACGCCGGTGATCGCCATCGAATGCAAGAAGGTCGGCGCGTTGAGCGAGGCGAACCGCGGGGAGCTGAAGGGCTACTTCAACGCCGTCCCCACGGTGAAGCTCGGGATCCTGACGGATGGCCTGGTCTACCAGCTCTATACCGACACGGGGCTGGAGAACATGATGGACGACCAGCCGTTCGCCATCCTGAACCTGGCCGACGTGGCGGAAGAGCGGGTGAGCGATACCGAGCTCGACGCGCTGCTCCGCGTGCGGAAGGGCACCTTCAACCCCGCCAACGTGGGGTCCGACGCCCGCCGCAAGATCTACGTGGGCGCGTACATGGACGCGCTCGACCACGCCCTGTCGGACCCGGACGAGCGCTTCGTGCGGACCCTTCTGGACATGGCCAGCATCGAGGGCCGGCGCACCACCAAGATGGTGGAGGAGCACGCACCCATCGTCCGCGAAGCCGCGCAGGCCCTGCTGGACCGGAAGATTCTCGCGCGCGTGGGCTTCGCCGAGCGGACGGACCTGGTACGCGTGCAGGACGTGGTCGCCACGCCCGTCGCGGCGGCGGAATCGCAGGACCCTGCGCCAGCCGCCACGAGCGGCACCGGCGTCGTGACCACGGAGGTGGAGCTGCGCGTGTGGGAGTACGTGCGCACCCGCCTGCCGTTCCTGATCGCGGGTGATGAAGAGCTGTTCGCGAAGCTCGGCAGCGTCTTGAGCGTGGATTACAAGACGGTCTACTGCGTCTTCTACAAGCAGGAGCGGAAGGGGAGGATCTTCAACTTCTGGGAGGGCCGCGGTTCCAAGCCGTACCGCTTCGAGTTCCCCGCGGCGGAGGGCAATGTCAGCGTCGAGACCGACAACCTCGCCGACATCGACGGGCACCTCCTCTCCACGTTCCGCCGCCGCGTCGAGGAGATGGGCTGACGGCGGGCGCGATACGAACGGTCGGAGCACTCTCTCTTAAATGGTTGATTTTATGGCATTCCGATTCAGAAAGAGCTTCAGGATCGCGCCGGGCGTGCGATTCAACGTGTCGAGCTCGGGCCTGAGTACCACGTTTGGGCCGCGCGGGATGAACGTCACCACCGGCCGGCGCGGCACCTTCCTTAACGCGGGAATCCCAGGCACCGGCGTAAGCGCGCGCGGGCGGCTGGGCGGCGGCGGCCACTCCTTCGCGGGTGGTGGCGATGACGGGAAGGCGAGCGGCTGCGGGTGCTTGGGAGCCGGTGTCGCGGGGTTCTTCCTGCTGGTGCTCGCCGGCATGTGCGGCGACGCCACCACACCCGATACGCCGTACGCCGTCCAAACGCCCGCGTACCTCCAGTCATCCTCGGCGTACTCGGGCAGCGACGACGAAGCGGCGTACACGGGCTCACGCGACGACTTCTACGTCCACGGCTCGATGAACGTAAGGTCGCAGCCGAACAAGCACGCCGCCGTGGTGCGCACGCTCTCTCGCGGCGACCGGGTTACGCTTGGGGCCAAGGATGCGAACGGCTGGGCGCCGCTGTTCGACTACGCGGGGAGGCAGACGGGGTTCGTGTACCGGGCCAGCGACCTCGTGCGAACCCAGGCGCCAAAGACGCGGTACTCGGCAACCGCCGGATCGTCCCGCCGTTCCAGCGCCGAATCGCGTGGGTACCACACGGGTCCGCGGGGCGGCTGCTACACCTTCAGCGCATCCGGACGCAAGCGGTACGTAGATCGCTCGCTCTGCCGTTGAGCATTTCGCATAGGGTCCCCAATGGCGCGGGCGCCAGACATCTGGTGTCGCCAGTTACTCGGCGTTATCGTTCCAGCCTCCGCTTATGCCTTTCACGCTCCGAACGTTCCGATCCGATTCGGTCAGGGAGCGTTCCGCACGATTGCGCTCTGCAGTCCAATCATCGAAGGTCCAGAATGCGCGCGTACGTAGTCACTGCTCTCCTCGCCGTGCCCCTGCTGGCCGCCAGCGCGCCCCAGCAGCGATGCCACCCGTCGTACCCCGATTTCTGCATCGCGCCGCCGCCTCCAGATCTGGACTGCCCCCAGGTCCACGGGCGGAAGCCATTCACCGTCCGACACGACGTGCGCAACCCGGACCCTCACCGATTCGATCGCGACAAGGACGGCCGTGCCTGTGAGCCACGGCCGAGGCACTGACGTCCTCTTTGTTTCCCCTGAACTCCTCCCATAAGCATGACAAAGTACGACCGCTCCCTTCTTCAGCGTCAGGCAGACGAACTGTACGCCCAAGCGGACAACCTGGTGATGAACACTGCCATTGGCACAGCAATCATGGTTGGGGCGATCGGCGGCGCGATGGGTTACATCGCCGCGGAATTTGTCGGCCAGTCGCTGGAAGGAACCGTGTTGCTCGGGATCATCGTTGGCGGGCTGTTCGGATTCGCGGTGGGCTGGTCCAGCGGAGAGCAGCAAGTGTTCAAGCTGCGGCTGGAAGCGCAGGGAATCCTCTGCCGGATGATGATCGAGAAGAATACGGCCGATCTGCTGGCCCTTGCACGCGAGCAGAACCGCCCCGCCGCAGGCACCGTACCGGTCGAGGCTGGAACGCTGCAGGTTTATCCCCATCCCTGACCTGTTCGTGCGGCGGCTACGTGCAGTCCCGGTGGAAGATGACCGCCGAGAAGTCCCGCATCAGCAGGTCGCGGCGCCGGATCATGAACACAGCTTCGCCGCGGTCTCCCCACATGATGTTGCGGTCCGACGTGAGCCGCAGCAGCGTGCGATCGTAATCGTCATAACGGCCGGGCGCGCGAAAGTCGCATTGCGTATTGACTGGGTGACCGCCCAGCTCGATCGGCGCCACTGGCACCCATGGCCCTGCCCGCTTCATATTGCGATCGATCCCATTCGGCACAGGGA
The sequence above is a segment of the Longimicrobium sp. genome. Coding sequences within it:
- a CDS encoding type I restriction endonuclease, with amino-acid sequence MSDDFRAALIAHARIAIERSGRAATEAATNQYLVLPFIQFLGYDPLDPDEVVPESHASFSDKFKNRVDYAICQAGTPVIAIECKKVGALSEANRGELKGYFNAVPTVKLGILTDGLVYQLYTDTGLENMMDDQPFAILNLADVAEERVSDTELDALLRVRKGTFNPANVGSDARRKIYVGAYMDALDHALSDPDERFVRTLLDMASIEGRRTTKMVEEHAPIVREAAQALLDRKILARVGFAERTDLVRVQDVVATPVAAAESQDPAPAATSGTGVVTTEVELRVWEYVRTRLPFLIAGDEELFAKLGSVLSVDYKTVYCVFYKQERKGRIFNFWEGRGSKPYRFEFPAAEGNVSVETDNLADIDGHLLSTFRRRVEEMG
- a CDS encoding DUF4236 domain-containing protein; amino-acid sequence: MAFRFRKSFRIAPGVRFNVSSSGLSTTFGPRGMNVTTGRRGTFLNAGIPGTGVSARGRLGGGGHSFAGGGDDGKASGCGCLGAGVAGFFLLVLAGMCGDATTPDTPYAVQTPAYLQSSSAYSGSDDEAAYTGSRDDFYVHGSMNVRSQPNKHAAVVRTLSRGDRVTLGAKDANGWAPLFDYAGRQTGFVYRASDLVRTQAPKTRYSATAGSSRRSSAESRGYHTGPRGGCYTFSASGRKRYVDRSLCR
- a CDS encoding DUF1963 domain-containing protein, which produces MRNFMMRFSGVTVPVPNGIDRNMKRAGPWVPVAPIELGGHPVNTQCDFRAPGRYDDYDRTLLRLTSDRNIMWGDRGEAVFMIRRRDLLMRDFSAVIFHRDCT